The following coding sequences lie in one Oryctolagus cuniculus chromosome 7, mOryCun1.1, whole genome shotgun sequence genomic window:
- the SPATA46 gene encoding spermatogenesis-associated protein 46 isoform X1, whose translation MENFSLLSISGPRISSSALSTFPNITSSRATSLPDIIRTAAPTEASSPAQTLPTQYSSSSFRHGVHNTVLSPDCSLGDSQNGEQLRRNCTIYRPWFSPYSYFVCTDKESHLEAYSFPEVQRDEGRGDNCLPEDMAESTCSSSSSPENTCPRDTTRKARPGVDSLDYITSQDILMACKWHPAQQNGYKCAACCRMYPTLHSLKSHIKVGFKEGFSCRVYYRKLKTLLGKEQKARPGDRLSSGSCQAFK comes from the exons ATGGAGAACTTCTCACTTCTCAGCATCTCTGGCCCTCGAATCTCTTCCTCCGCCCTGAGCACTTTTCCTAACATTACGTCGTCACGTGCCACCAGCTTGCCAG ACATAATAAGGACAGCGGCACCCACAGAGGCATCCAGCCCAGCTCAGACCCTACCCACCCAGTACTCAAGCAGCTCTTTCCGGCATGGGGTGCATAACACAGTGCTCTCACCAG ATTGCAGCTTGGGGGATTCCCAGAATGGGGAGCAGCTAAGGCGGAACTGCACCATCTACCGACCCTGGTTCTCCCCTTACAGTTACTTCGTATGCACCGACAAAGAGAGCCACTTGGAGGCCTACAGCTTCCCAGAGGTGCAGCGGGACGAAGGCAGGGGGGACAACTGCCTTCCCGAGGACATGGCTGAGAGCACCTGCTCGTCCTCTTCCTCCCCGGAGAACACATGTCCTCGAGATACCACCAGGAAAGCCAGGCCTGGCGTGGACTCCCTGGACTACATCACGTCCCAGGACATCCTGATGGCCTGCAAGTGGCACCCGGCCCAGCAGAACGGCTACAAGTGTGCGGCCTGCTGCCGCATGTACCCAACCCTGCACTCCCTCAAGAGCCACATCAAGGTGGGTTTCAAGGAGGGCTTCAGCTGCAGGGTGTACTACCGCAAACTCAAGACCCTCTTGGGCAAGGAGCAGAAGGCCCGGCCAGGGGACAGGCTTTCCTCCGGCAGCTGCCAGGCCTTCAAATAG
- the SPATA46 gene encoding spermatogenesis-associated protein 46 isoform X2, whose product MENFSLLSISGPRISSSALSTFPNITSSRATSLPDCSLGDSQNGEQLRRNCTIYRPWFSPYSYFVCTDKESHLEAYSFPEVQRDEGRGDNCLPEDMAESTCSSSSSPENTCPRDTTRKARPGVDSLDYITSQDILMACKWHPAQQNGYKCAACCRMYPTLHSLKSHIKVGFKEGFSCRVYYRKLKTLLGKEQKARPGDRLSSGSCQAFK is encoded by the exons ATGGAGAACTTCTCACTTCTCAGCATCTCTGGCCCTCGAATCTCTTCCTCCGCCCTGAGCACTTTTCCTAACATTACGTCGTCACGTGCCACCAGCTTGCCAG ATTGCAGCTTGGGGGATTCCCAGAATGGGGAGCAGCTAAGGCGGAACTGCACCATCTACCGACCCTGGTTCTCCCCTTACAGTTACTTCGTATGCACCGACAAAGAGAGCCACTTGGAGGCCTACAGCTTCCCAGAGGTGCAGCGGGACGAAGGCAGGGGGGACAACTGCCTTCCCGAGGACATGGCTGAGAGCACCTGCTCGTCCTCTTCCTCCCCGGAGAACACATGTCCTCGAGATACCACCAGGAAAGCCAGGCCTGGCGTGGACTCCCTGGACTACATCACGTCCCAGGACATCCTGATGGCCTGCAAGTGGCACCCGGCCCAGCAGAACGGCTACAAGTGTGCGGCCTGCTGCCGCATGTACCCAACCCTGCACTCCCTCAAGAGCCACATCAAGGTGGGTTTCAAGGAGGGCTTCAGCTGCAGGGTGTACTACCGCAAACTCAAGACCCTCTTGGGCAAGGAGCAGAAGGCCCGGCCAGGGGACAGGCTTTCCTCCGGCAGCTGCCAGGCCTTCAAATAG